A single window of Pyxidicoccus xibeiensis DNA harbors:
- a CDS encoding carotenoid oxygenase family protein: MDRRTLLQGMGAALLAGCTSGLRPAAAPSRAPDWALGWRSLTTDALAPVEARVQGRFPDALHGTLYRNGPGRMERAGQRVSHWFNGDGMVQAFGVSPRGVTHHGRFVSTFKYQHEERLGHYALGTAELPARGNDAHNTANTSVLMVGGELLALWEAGSAYRLDPETLETRGTKDWSPELTGVPFSAHPLPERDGSYWNFGLAPYADEHGLMVLYHFSADGRLLQSSHLPMPFPGYAHAFAQTERHLVVVLAPLLWEQERGVTWFDAEAWQPSLGTTVLVVEKADLTRVVRRELPAGFAFHFGHAWEDGDRLRAYACWYEDAHFMHLTLDQNVQGRVKGLQPALLAQLEIPLGAGQGRVTRSPHGAEFPVVDPRVPSRRGSAHFVTLETADPKLPHSGAIARIDVERGKVQHFDYGPGIIAEEHLFVPGGPREGQGWLLGTSLDCVRGQTRLAAFDAEHLDDGPVALATLPRALPLGFHGTFRKG; the protein is encoded by the coding sequence ATGGACCGCCGCACACTGCTGCAGGGGATGGGCGCCGCGCTGCTCGCCGGCTGCACCTCGGGCCTGCGTCCCGCCGCCGCGCCGTCCCGGGCTCCCGACTGGGCCCTGGGCTGGCGCTCCCTGACGACGGACGCGCTGGCGCCCGTGGAAGCACGCGTGCAAGGCCGCTTCCCGGACGCGCTGCACGGCACGCTGTACCGCAATGGCCCCGGCCGCATGGAGCGCGCGGGCCAGCGCGTGAGCCACTGGTTCAACGGCGACGGCATGGTGCAGGCGTTCGGCGTCTCGCCCCGCGGCGTCACCCACCACGGGCGCTTCGTGTCGACCTTCAAGTACCAGCACGAGGAGCGACTGGGCCACTACGCGCTGGGCACCGCCGAGCTGCCCGCGCGCGGCAACGATGCGCACAACACGGCCAACACGTCGGTGCTCATGGTGGGCGGCGAGCTGCTCGCGCTCTGGGAAGCGGGCTCCGCCTACCGGCTGGACCCCGAGACGCTCGAGACGCGCGGCACGAAGGACTGGTCACCGGAGCTCACCGGCGTGCCCTTCTCCGCGCACCCGCTGCCCGAGCGCGACGGCAGCTACTGGAACTTCGGCCTCGCCCCCTACGCGGACGAGCACGGCCTGATGGTGCTGTACCACTTCAGCGCCGACGGGCGGCTGCTTCAGTCCTCACACCTGCCCATGCCCTTCCCCGGCTACGCACACGCCTTCGCGCAGACGGAGCGCCACCTCGTCGTGGTGCTCGCGCCGCTGCTGTGGGAGCAGGAGCGCGGGGTGACGTGGTTCGACGCGGAGGCCTGGCAGCCGTCGCTGGGCACGACGGTGCTCGTGGTGGAGAAGGCGGACCTGACGCGTGTGGTGCGACGGGAGCTGCCCGCGGGCTTCGCCTTCCACTTCGGCCACGCGTGGGAGGACGGGGACCGGCTGCGCGCGTACGCGTGCTGGTACGAGGACGCGCACTTCATGCACCTGACGCTGGACCAGAACGTCCAGGGACGGGTGAAGGGTCTCCAGCCGGCGCTGCTGGCACAGCTGGAGATTCCCCTGGGCGCGGGCCAGGGCCGCGTCACGCGCAGCCCCCACGGCGCGGAATTCCCTGTCGTGGACCCGCGCGTCCCGAGCCGGCGCGGGAGCGCGCACTTCGTCACGCTCGAGACCGCGGACCCGAAGCTCCCGCACAGCGGCGCCATCGCGCGCATCGACGTCGAGCGCGGCAAGGTGCAGCACTTCGACTACGGCCCGGGCATCATCGCCGAGGAGCACCTCTTCGTGCCCGGGGGACCGCGCGAGGGCCAGGGCTGGCTGCTGGGCACGTCACTGGACTGCGTGCGCGGCCAGACGCGCCTGGCGGCGTTCGACGCGGAGCACCTCGACGATGGGCCCGTGGCGCTCGCCACGCTGCCGCGCGCGCTGCCGCTGGGCTTCCACGGCACGTTCCGGAAGGGGTGA
- a CDS encoding ATP-binding protein: MGALIRSTDWSMTAIGPVERWPQSLRTAVSILLESRFPMYIAWGPDFVQLYNDGYRPILGSTKHPAAMGRSTRETFAEIWHIIGPMFEGVMEGKAVGMTDFLLPLDRHGFTEECYFICSYSPIRDESAGVGGVLVTVMETTVRVLGERRLRTLRDLASRAGDVKREEAAWQEAAQALEGNPFDLPFVLLYRLDDTSAQPHLVATAGWGADTAASAGFDSGPARPAWPFAEAMATQRAQLVSDVRARLGELPRGTWPEAPHSAWVLPISRRGAERPHGFLVAGLSARRPLDDDYRGFLGLVADHIATAVSNARAYEEEQKRAEALAELDRAKTTFFSNVSHEFRTPLTLMLGPVEDGLADVREPLPPGQRERQELVRRSGLRLQKLVNTLLDFARIEAGRAQVSFVPTDLAALTRDLASSFDSATANADLELVVECPPLPEAVHVDPEMWEKIVLNLLSNAFKFTFEGEIRVALKWLGGHVELTVQDTGTGIPEAELTRIFERFHRVEGAQGRSHEGTGIGLSLVRELVKLHGGTVAVRSVLGKGTTFTVSLPVGTSHLPREQLGAPRPRPSTGLAPVAFLAEASQWNDAPTSARLAPPPTAPAPPSTRQEGAHILVADDNADMRTYLTRLLSPHGKVEAVSDGARALAAAQADPPDLILSDVMMPGMTGLELVRALRGNPRTQTIPVVLLSARAGEEATIEGLKSGADEYLVKPFSANELLARVNAQLMVSHLRRQAVQSERAHAEQATRLLAEAERATRSREETLAIVSHDLRAPLSSISAATELLQRSLGQDERDASRRKHADAILRSVGRMNRLVGDLLDLASIDAGSLSLEPRPHAAEALVQEVREAFEAQAAEKGISLRLEVSPGLPPVPCDKERILQVLGNLLSNALKFTPPGGSVRVRVMSEPGTGDVRFSVTDTGPGIPPEARPHIFDRYWHAAQKRREGHGLGLSIAKGIVEGHGGRIQLERLPGAGSTFSFSLPLTQQAKAALSAVPSAHRPAPPPVARPASEERFLQGGGEMGALMRSNDWSQNPLGPPERWPQSLRTSVSTMLRSPYPIILFWGPELIMLYNDPFRPILGAKHPQTLGARGNEALAEEWTLLGPLMKRVHETGEPLFIENGNVNFARRPGGLREEAYFTWSYNPTIGESGDIAGLFAISSETTRQVVGDRRLAILRELSIRTALDKKVEDIYRSLGDVLSQAGHDVPFALLYAVHAGRARLVSCAGLTQGARAAPTELKLGDSASWPLESVARSGQEVLLEDLHSKFGPLPGGPWPEPATRALVLPVAMGADADSTGVLVVGLSPLRALDDEYRGFLQLLARQLAASISSARAYEQERKRAEELAQLDQAKTAFFSNVSHEFRTPLTLILGPIEDALSKTQRALEGEPLELVRRNALRLYKLVNTLLDFSRMEAGRAQATFSPTDLSTFTCSLASAFESAARSAGLDLVVDCPPLPEAIYVDPDMWEQIVLNLLSNAVKYTHQGEIRVTLGWADMQAVLTVQDTGVGIPEEELPRIFERFYRARAPQGRSHEGTGIGLALVQELVKLHGGTITVTSRQGEGSTFTVRLSRGSAHLPRERVEQTLRTRASPSGAAPFLEEAQRWSSSTGAEADTASSDTLAVPPEDLQARILLVDDNADLRTYVAGLLRRSFPNVQTATDGIQALEAARTQPPDLILSDVMMPGLDGFGLVQALRADERTRAIPIILLSARAGNEATVEGLHSGADDYLVKPFSARELLARVRTQLEMARVRRDVARHELAEEQLRAKVQARDEWLAVVSHELRTPLSALALSVHSLIRGITSAERATQPLEEVRTRVPAVERHLHRLTRQVEQLVDVAELVSGRLELTLEPLDLATVVGNVVEETREKAARAGCPLTFSASAPVEGLYDRARLRQLVESLLDNALKFGMGQPVEVAVAEDAGRASIRITDHGAGVPSGDEERIFGRFERAAPVTNYGGFGLGLWMARHIAEAHAGTLQLTRTQEGGATFTVVLPRNAPAGGPTAPR; the protein is encoded by the coding sequence ATGGGCGCGCTCATCCGCTCCACGGACTGGTCGATGACGGCCATCGGTCCCGTGGAGCGCTGGCCCCAGAGCCTTCGCACCGCGGTCAGCATCCTGCTCGAGTCGCGCTTCCCCATGTACATCGCGTGGGGGCCGGACTTCGTCCAGCTCTACAACGACGGCTACCGCCCCATCCTGGGCTCGACGAAGCACCCCGCCGCCATGGGGCGCAGCACGCGCGAGACGTTCGCGGAAATCTGGCACATCATCGGTCCGATGTTCGAAGGGGTGATGGAGGGAAAGGCCGTCGGCATGACGGACTTCCTGCTGCCCCTGGACCGTCATGGGTTCACCGAGGAGTGCTACTTCATCTGCTCCTACAGCCCCATCCGTGACGAGAGCGCGGGCGTCGGGGGTGTCCTCGTCACGGTGATGGAGACCACCGTCCGCGTCCTCGGGGAGCGGCGGCTGCGGACGCTGAGGGACCTCGCGTCACGCGCGGGGGATGTGAAGCGGGAGGAGGCCGCCTGGCAGGAAGCCGCACAGGCGCTGGAGGGCAACCCCTTCGACCTTCCGTTCGTCCTGCTCTACCGGCTGGATGACACGAGCGCGCAGCCCCACCTGGTGGCCACGGCGGGGTGGGGCGCGGACACCGCCGCCTCCGCGGGATTCGACTCGGGCCCGGCCCGCCCCGCGTGGCCCTTTGCCGAGGCGATGGCCACCCAGCGCGCCCAGCTCGTCTCCGACGTGCGCGCGCGCCTCGGCGAGCTGCCCCGCGGCACCTGGCCCGAGGCGCCCCACTCGGCCTGGGTGCTGCCCATCTCCCGTCGGGGGGCAGAGCGTCCCCACGGCTTTCTCGTCGCGGGCCTGAGCGCGCGGCGCCCGCTGGACGACGACTACCGGGGGTTTCTGGGGCTGGTGGCGGACCACATCGCCACGGCCGTCAGCAACGCCCGCGCCTACGAGGAGGAGCAGAAGCGGGCGGAGGCCCTCGCCGAGCTGGACCGGGCCAAGACGACCTTCTTCAGCAACGTCAGCCACGAGTTCCGCACCCCCCTCACCCTGATGCTGGGGCCCGTCGAGGACGGCCTCGCGGATGTCCGGGAGCCGCTCCCTCCCGGACAACGCGAGCGCCAGGAGCTGGTGCGCCGCAGCGGCCTGCGGCTCCAGAAGCTCGTCAACACGCTCCTGGACTTTGCCCGCATCGAGGCGGGGCGCGCCCAGGTCTCCTTCGTCCCCACGGACCTCGCCGCGCTCACCCGGGACCTCGCGAGCAGCTTCGACTCGGCGACCGCGAACGCCGACCTCGAGCTGGTGGTGGAGTGTCCGCCGCTGCCGGAGGCCGTCCATGTCGACCCGGAGATGTGGGAGAAGATTGTCCTCAACCTCCTCTCCAACGCCTTCAAGTTCACCTTCGAGGGCGAAATCCGTGTCGCGCTGAAGTGGCTGGGCGGGCACGTGGAGCTCACCGTCCAGGATACGGGCACGGGCATCCCCGAGGCGGAGCTGACGCGCATCTTCGAGCGCTTCCACCGGGTGGAGGGCGCGCAGGGGCGGAGCCACGAGGGCACGGGCATCGGCCTGTCGCTCGTGCGGGAGCTGGTGAAGCTGCACGGCGGGACGGTGGCGGTGAGGAGCGTCCTCGGGAAGGGAACGACCTTCACCGTGAGCCTCCCGGTGGGCACCTCGCACCTGCCCAGGGAGCAGCTCGGTGCCCCCCGGCCGAGACCCTCCACCGGGCTGGCACCTGTCGCGTTCCTCGCCGAGGCCTCCCAGTGGAACGACGCCCCGACCTCCGCCCGGCTCGCGCCGCCGCCCACGGCTCCGGCGCCCCCCTCCACGCGCCAGGAGGGGGCGCACATCCTGGTGGCGGACGACAACGCCGACATGCGCACCTACCTCACGCGCCTGCTGTCGCCACACGGGAAGGTGGAGGCCGTGAGCGATGGTGCGCGGGCGCTCGCCGCGGCACAGGCGGACCCTCCGGACCTCATCCTGTCCGACGTGATGATGCCAGGCATGACGGGCCTCGAGCTGGTCCGTGCGCTGCGTGGGAACCCGCGCACCCAGACCATCCCGGTGGTGCTCCTCTCCGCGCGGGCCGGGGAAGAGGCCACCATCGAGGGCTTGAAGAGCGGCGCCGACGAATACCTCGTCAAGCCCTTCTCCGCCAACGAGCTCCTCGCCCGCGTCAACGCTCAGTTGATGGTGTCCCACCTGCGCCGGCAGGCCGTCCAGTCCGAGCGCGCCCATGCGGAGCAGGCCACCCGGCTGCTCGCGGAAGCCGAGCGTGCGACGCGCTCACGCGAGGAGACGCTGGCCATCGTCAGCCACGACCTGCGCGCTCCCTTGAGCAGCATCAGCGCCGCCACGGAGCTCCTCCAGCGCTCACTGGGGCAGGACGAGCGCGATGCCAGCAGACGCAAGCACGCGGACGCCATCTTGCGCTCCGTGGGCCGGATGAACCGGCTCGTGGGAGACCTGCTGGACCTGGCGAGCATCGACGCCGGCAGCCTCTCCCTCGAGCCCCGGCCCCATGCGGCGGAGGCCCTGGTCCAGGAGGTCCGGGAGGCCTTCGAAGCGCAGGCAGCGGAGAAGGGCATCTCGCTCCGGTTGGAGGTCTCCCCCGGCCTTCCGCCCGTGCCCTGCGACAAGGAGCGCATCCTCCAGGTCCTCGGAAACCTCCTTTCCAACGCGCTCAAGTTCACGCCCCCGGGCGGCAGCGTGCGGGTGCGGGTCATGTCGGAGCCGGGCACCGGGGACGTCCGCTTCAGTGTGACGGACACCGGCCCCGGAATCCCTCCCGAGGCGCGACCCCACATCTTCGACCGCTACTGGCACGCGGCCCAGAAGCGGCGGGAGGGCCATGGGCTGGGGCTCTCCATCGCGAAGGGCATCGTGGAAGGCCATGGTGGACGCATCCAGCTGGAGCGCCTCCCTGGCGCGGGCAGTACCTTCTCCTTCTCACTGCCGCTGACCCAGCAGGCGAAGGCGGCCCTGTCCGCGGTCCCGTCCGCTCACCGCCCGGCGCCGCCGCCCGTGGCGCGGCCAGCCTCCGAGGAGCGCTTCCTCCAGGGCGGTGGCGAGATGGGCGCCCTGATGCGCTCCAACGACTGGTCCCAGAACCCGCTGGGGCCGCCCGAGCGCTGGCCGCAGTCGCTGCGCACGTCCGTCAGCACGATGCTCCGCTCCCCCTATCCCATCATCCTCTTCTGGGGGCCCGAGCTCATCATGCTGTACAACGACCCGTTCCGGCCCATCCTGGGCGCGAAGCATCCGCAGACGCTGGGGGCGCGCGGGAACGAGGCGCTGGCCGAGGAGTGGACCCTCCTGGGCCCCCTGATGAAGCGGGTACACGAGACGGGCGAGCCCCTGTTCATCGAGAACGGGAACGTCAACTTCGCGCGCCGCCCCGGCGGCCTGAGGGAAGAGGCCTACTTCACCTGGTCCTACAATCCGACCATCGGCGAGTCGGGGGACATCGCGGGCCTCTTCGCCATCTCGAGCGAGACGACGCGGCAGGTGGTGGGTGACCGGCGGCTGGCGATACTCCGGGAGCTGTCCATCCGGACGGCCCTCGACAAGAAGGTCGAGGACATCTACCGCTCGCTGGGGGACGTCCTCTCGCAGGCCGGCCATGACGTGCCCTTTGCCCTCCTCTACGCCGTCCACGCGGGCAGGGCCCGCCTGGTCAGCTGCGCCGGCCTGACGCAGGGAGCGCGCGCCGCGCCCACCGAGCTGAAGCTGGGCGACAGCGCCTCCTGGCCGCTCGAGAGCGTTGCCCGCTCGGGGCAGGAGGTCCTGCTCGAAGACCTCCACTCGAAGTTCGGCCCCCTTCCGGGCGGGCCCTGGCCCGAGCCCGCGACGCGCGCCCTCGTGCTCCCGGTGGCGATGGGCGCGGATGCGGACTCGACGGGCGTGCTCGTCGTCGGGCTCAGCCCGCTGCGCGCGCTGGATGACGAGTACCGGGGCTTCCTGCAACTGCTGGCACGCCAGCTGGCCGCCAGCATCTCCAGCGCGCGCGCCTATGAGCAGGAGCGCAAGCGGGCGGAGGAGCTCGCCCAACTGGACCAGGCCAAGACCGCCTTCTTCAGCAACGTGAGCCACGAGTTCCGGACTCCGCTGACGCTGATTCTCGGCCCCATCGAGGATGCGCTGTCGAAGACGCAGCGGGCCCTGGAAGGAGAGCCGCTCGAGCTGGTCCGCCGCAATGCCCTGCGGCTCTACAAGCTGGTCAACACCCTCCTCGACTTCTCGCGGATGGAGGCGGGCCGCGCGCAGGCAACCTTCTCCCCGACGGACCTCTCGACCTTCACATGCAGCCTGGCCAGCGCCTTCGAGTCCGCCGCGCGAAGCGCGGGCCTGGACCTGGTGGTGGATTGCCCACCGCTGCCCGAGGCCATCTACGTAGACCCGGACATGTGGGAGCAGATCGTCCTGAACCTGCTCTCGAATGCCGTGAAGTACACCCACCAGGGAGAAATCCGTGTCACCCTCGGGTGGGCGGACATGCAGGCCGTGCTCACCGTCCAGGACACGGGCGTGGGCATCCCCGAAGAAGAGCTCCCGCGAATCTTCGAGCGCTTCTATCGCGCGCGCGCCCCTCAAGGACGAAGCCATGAGGGCACCGGCATCGGCCTCGCGCTGGTGCAGGAGCTGGTGAAGCTGCATGGCGGAACCATCACGGTGACGAGCAGGCAGGGGGAGGGGAGCACCTTCACCGTGCGCCTGTCGCGGGGCTCGGCGCACCTTCCCAGGGAGCGGGTCGAGCAGACGCTCAGGACGCGCGCGTCCCCGAGTGGAGCCGCGCCCTTCCTGGAGGAGGCCCAGCGCTGGTCCTCGAGCACCGGGGCCGAGGCGGACACCGCCAGCTCCGACACGCTCGCGGTGCCACCGGAGGACCTGCAGGCCCGCATCCTCCTCGTGGACGACAACGCGGACCTGCGCACCTATGTCGCCGGGCTGCTTCGGCGCAGCTTCCCCAACGTCCAGACGGCGACAGACGGAATCCAGGCGCTGGAGGCGGCCCGCACCCAGCCGCCGGACCTCATTCTGTCCGATGTGATGATGCCCGGGCTGGACGGCTTCGGCCTGGTGCAGGCGCTGCGGGCCGACGAGCGCACCCGCGCCATCCCCATCATCCTGCTGTCCGCCCGGGCGGGCAATGAGGCCACGGTGGAGGGGCTGCACAGCGGCGCGGACGACTACCTGGTGAAGCCCTTCTCGGCGCGGGAGCTGCTGGCCCGTGTCCGCACCCAGCTGGAGATGGCGCGCGTGCGCCGGGACGTGGCGCGCCACGAGCTCGCCGAGGAGCAGCTCCGCGCCAAGGTGCAGGCGCGCGACGAGTGGCTCGCCGTCGTGAGCCACGAGCTGCGCACGCCCCTGAGCGCGCTGGCGCTGAGCGTCCATTCGCTGATTCGCGGCATCACCTCCGCGGAGCGGGCCACGCAGCCTCTCGAGGAGGTGCGCACCCGGGTGCCTGCCGTGGAGCGGCACCTCCACCGGCTGACGCGCCAGGTGGAGCAGCTCGTCGACGTCGCGGAGCTCGTCTCGGGGCGCCTGGAGCTCACCCTTGAGCCGCTCGACCTCGCGACAGTCGTTGGCAACGTCGTCGAGGAGACGCGCGAGAAGGCCGCGCGCGCGGGCTGCCCCCTCACCTTCAGCGCGAGCGCGCCCGTCGAGGGCCTCTATGACCGTGCGCGGTTGCGCCAACTGGTCGAGAGCCTCCTCGACAACGCCCTCAAGTTCGGGATGGGCCAGCCCGTGGAGGTCGCCGTGGCGGAGGACGCGGGCCGTGCGTCGATTCGCATCACGGACCATGGCGCAGGTGTCCCGTCCGGTGACGAGGAGCGCATCTTCGGCCGCTTCGAGCGCGCCGCGCCCGTCACGAACTACGGGGGCTTCGGGCTGGGCCTGTGGATGGCTCGCCACATCGCGGAAGCCCACGCCGGAACCCTCCAGCTGACGAGAACGCAGGAGGGAGGGGCCACCTTCACGGTGGTGCTCCCGAGGAACGCACCCGCGGGAGGGCCCACGGCGCCGCGTTGA
- a CDS encoding DUF2141 domain-containing protein — MKLLLAAALLLAANVHAATLTLELKGLTQKSGHVFIAVHSSAASFNGKGEPAAVRRVEVTDTKLTITLPDLAPGDYAVSLFHDANGNNKLDTNLIGIPKEGYAFSNNVGARGRPAFDEAKFTLGADGTTLTLNVF, encoded by the coding sequence ATGAAGCTCCTGCTCGCCGCCGCCCTGCTGCTGGCCGCCAACGTCCATGCCGCAACGCTCACCCTGGAGCTCAAGGGTCTGACCCAGAAGTCCGGCCACGTCTTCATCGCCGTGCACTCCAGCGCTGCGTCGTTCAACGGCAAGGGCGAGCCCGCGGCCGTGCGCCGCGTGGAGGTGACCGACACGAAGCTGACCATCACCCTCCCGGACCTCGCGCCGGGGGACTACGCCGTGAGCCTGTTCCACGACGCCAACGGCAACAACAAGCTGGACACCAACCTCATCGGCATCCCCAAGGAGGGCTACGCCTTCAGCAACAACGTGGGCGCGCGCGGAAGGCCCGCGTTCGACGAGGCGAAGTTCACGCTGGGCGCCGACGGCACGACGCTCACCCTCAACGTGTTCTGA
- a CDS encoding LysR family transcriptional regulator has product MPHPSKPARPRVSQRRVRPPTAPATADRLELMQTFIRIVDAGSLSSAAAQLGTTQPTVSRRLQALERSLGLRLLQRSTHAMKLTEDGARCYERAKELLASWEMFEADLRGANNEPEGTLRVVVPHAFGQQLLVEPLTEYLNRHARVSVEWLLHDRAVDFIGDAIDCAIHVGEVHDPSVVAIRVAEVPRIVAAAPSVLAGLTVPTHPDELARLPWLSLRTFYRNEISLTHVDTGEVQPISFHPRLSTDSLYALRSAAVNGLGVCVGSSWVLHEDIVGGRLLHLVPHWRAAPLPMYLLYPAARFHPVRLRRFVELMRKTIPAALAVATREG; this is encoded by the coding sequence ATGCCCCACCCTTCGAAGCCGGCCCGGCCGCGTGTCTCCCAGCGGCGGGTCCGCCCCCCTACCGCGCCAGCCACCGCCGACCGGCTCGAGTTGATGCAGACCTTCATCCGCATCGTCGACGCGGGGAGCCTGTCCTCCGCCGCCGCGCAGCTGGGCACCACGCAGCCGACCGTGAGCCGGCGGCTCCAGGCGCTGGAGCGCTCGCTGGGGTTGCGGCTTCTCCAGCGCTCCACGCATGCGATGAAGCTCACCGAAGACGGCGCGCGCTGCTACGAACGCGCGAAGGAGCTGCTGGCCAGCTGGGAGATGTTCGAGGCCGACCTGCGTGGCGCGAACAACGAACCGGAGGGCACGCTGCGCGTCGTGGTGCCCCATGCGTTCGGGCAGCAACTGCTGGTGGAGCCGCTGACGGAATACCTGAATCGCCACGCGCGGGTCTCCGTCGAATGGCTGCTGCACGACCGGGCGGTGGATTTCATCGGGGACGCCATCGATTGCGCGATTCACGTCGGCGAGGTGCATGACCCCAGCGTGGTGGCAATCCGCGTGGCCGAGGTGCCACGCATCGTCGCGGCCGCGCCGTCGGTGCTCGCGGGCCTGACCGTGCCGACCCATCCCGACGAGCTCGCACGGCTGCCCTGGCTGTCACTGCGCACGTTCTACCGCAACGAGATATCGCTGACCCACGTGGACACCGGCGAGGTCCAGCCCATCAGCTTCCATCCACGCCTGAGCACCGACAGCCTCTATGCCCTGCGCAGCGCCGCGGTGAACGGCCTCGGCGTCTGCGTGGGCTCGTCCTGGGTCCTCCACGAGGACATCGTGGGCGGCCGGCTCCTGCACCTGGTGCCGCACTGGCGGGCCGCGCCCTTGCCGATGTACCTGCTCTACCCGGCGGCGCGGTTCCATCCGGTGAGGCTGCGCAGGTTCGTGGAGCTGATGCGGAAGACCATCCCGGCGGCCCTGGCGGTGGCCACACGCGAGGGATGA
- a CDS encoding oxidoreductase, which translates to MTPPPSGRAPLRVALLGFGFAGRTFHAPLIQATEGLELRVVASSQPEAVRARLPEATLVSSAQEAATHPDVDLVVIATPNASHAPLAETALRAGKHVVVDKPFTVTLAEARALRALAHERGRTLSVFHNRRWDSDFLALRAVVSAGLLGDVTHVESRFDRFRPEVRQRWREQALPGAGVWQDLGPHLVDQALQLFGLPDRVHALLARHRDGAQVDDWCQVTLVYPRRHVVLQASMLVAGGLPRFAVHGTKGSWLKYGMDSQEEQLRAGRRPGSEGWGVDPAPGLLLTGDSRNGTPTVAPRGDYLRYYSALREGLSGSGASPVTATQALAVVSVMEAAVLAAQSGREQPPDLTPEERSEFTADFDVSVPQRSVPGPPGHN; encoded by the coding sequence ATGACTCCTCCCCCTTCAGGACGTGCCCCCCTCCGCGTCGCGCTGCTGGGCTTCGGCTTCGCGGGCAGGACCTTTCATGCCCCGCTGATTCAGGCCACCGAGGGATTGGAGCTGCGCGTCGTCGCCTCCAGCCAGCCCGAGGCCGTCCGGGCCCGGCTACCGGAAGCCACCTTGGTGTCGTCCGCGCAGGAGGCGGCCACGCATCCAGACGTGGACCTCGTGGTCATCGCCACGCCCAACGCGAGCCACGCCCCCCTGGCGGAGACCGCGCTGCGGGCAGGCAAGCACGTCGTCGTCGACAAGCCCTTCACCGTCACGCTGGCGGAGGCCCGCGCGCTGCGGGCGCTCGCCCATGAGCGCGGGCGCACGCTGTCCGTCTTCCACAACCGGCGCTGGGACAGCGACTTCCTCGCGCTGCGGGCCGTGGTGTCCGCGGGCCTGCTGGGGGACGTCACGCATGTGGAGTCGCGGTTCGACCGCTTCCGCCCGGAGGTCCGCCAGCGCTGGCGTGAGCAGGCGCTGCCGGGCGCGGGCGTCTGGCAGGACCTGGGCCCGCACCTCGTGGACCAGGCGCTGCAGCTGTTCGGCCTGCCGGACAGGGTCCACGCCCTGCTGGCCCGGCACCGCGATGGGGCACAGGTGGATGACTGGTGCCAGGTCACCCTCGTGTATCCGCGCCGGCACGTCGTGCTCCAGGCGTCCATGCTCGTGGCGGGCGGACTGCCCCGGTTCGCCGTCCATGGGACGAAGGGCTCGTGGCTCAAGTACGGGATGGACTCGCAGGAGGAGCAGCTGCGCGCGGGAAGGCGTCCGGGCTCCGAGGGCTGGGGCGTGGACCCCGCGCCCGGGCTGCTGCTGACCGGGGACTCGCGGAACGGGACGCCCACGGTGGCGCCCCGGGGAGACTACCTCCGGTACTACAGCGCACTGCGGGAGGGGCTGTCGGGCTCCGGGGCCAGTCCGGTGACGGCCACGCAGGCGCTGGCCGTGGTCTCGGTCATGGAGGCGGCGGTCCTCGCCGCGCAGAGCGGGCGCGAGCAGCCGCCCGACCTCACGCCGGAGGAGCGCTCCGAGTTCACCGCGGACTTCGACGTGTCCGTGCCACAGCGGTCCGTCCCAGGACCTCCGGGTCACAATTGA
- a CDS encoding endo alpha-1,4 polygalactosaminidase — protein sequence MGPILGCGGQGAPSDSLSAGSVNTALVDAGTPPADAGTSVTDAGTPTGWWRPTPAQPIHWHWQLSQDFVFPRDVLPHKKVYDLDGELTSAETVAQLHALGPDVIVICYFDAGVYEDYRSDKARFPASVIGNADEGWDGSYWLDIRQMDILLPIMRDRMLHWCKNKGFDAVEPDETEVWSNDSGFPITKAQNNAYNKAIADMAHSLGLSVGLKGNNTEAPELVDHFDWALTEQCWQYDECELFKDSFIAKGKAVFSVEYNTHPDCTLSNQWHINSSRRDLNLVGPTSRRYRYQPCVPDGQATW from the coding sequence TTGGGTCCCATTCTTGGTTGCGGTGGTCAGGGCGCTCCGTCCGATTCTCTCTCCGCCGGGAGCGTCAACACGGCGCTCGTGGACGCGGGAACACCGCCCGCGGATGCGGGGACCTCCGTCACCGATGCCGGAACTCCGACGGGCTGGTGGCGCCCCACGCCCGCGCAGCCCATCCACTGGCACTGGCAGCTCTCCCAGGACTTCGTCTTCCCGCGCGACGTGCTGCCCCACAAGAAGGTGTATGACCTCGACGGGGAGCTGACGTCGGCTGAGACGGTCGCGCAGCTTCATGCCCTCGGACCGGACGTCATCGTCATCTGCTACTTCGATGCGGGCGTCTACGAGGACTACCGCTCGGACAAGGCGCGCTTCCCGGCGTCCGTCATCGGCAACGCGGATGAGGGCTGGGACGGCTCGTACTGGCTCGACATCCGCCAGATGGACATCCTCCTGCCCATCATGCGGGACCGGATGCTCCACTGGTGCAAGAACAAGGGCTTCGACGCCGTCGAGCCGGATGAGACGGAGGTCTGGAGCAACGACTCGGGCTTCCCCATCACCAAGGCTCAGAACAATGCCTACAACAAGGCCATCGCGGACATGGCCCACTCGCTCGGCCTGTCGGTGGGACTCAAGGGCAACAACACCGAAGCGCCGGAGCTGGTGGACCACTTCGACTGGGCCCTGACCGAGCAGTGCTGGCAGTACGACGAGTGCGAGCTCTTCAAGGACAGCTTCATCGCGAAGGGCAAGGCTGTCTTCAGCGTGGAGTACAACACCCACCCGGACTGCACCCTCTCGAATCAGTGGCACATCAACTCGAGTCGCCGCGACCTCAACCTCGTGGGGCCCACTTCACGGCGTTACCGCTACCAACCATGTGTCCCAGACGGCCAGGCCACCTGGTGA